The Mangrovibacterium diazotrophicum genome has a segment encoding these proteins:
- a CDS encoding O-antigen ligase family protein, with protein MKTGNANNKSIAQRIEYFQAAWTIWQKHFWFGVGTGNWKVAYKNTYQQMGSDMDESQYADAHNQYLAWLVRFGFIGTVIILFLFFWPVLRVQLSQFPLFGAFIFILVVSNMGDSNLDTHVGGYFFLLFYCLFLTHREYLKPGALRRKSN; from the coding sequence ATGAAAACAGGGAATGCCAATAATAAGTCAATAGCACAGCGGATTGAATATTTTCAGGCTGCTTGGACGATTTGGCAAAAACACTTTTGGTTTGGCGTCGGGACAGGTAATTGGAAAGTAGCCTATAAGAACACTTACCAGCAGATGGGGTCGGATATGGATGAATCTCAGTATGCCGATGCTCACAATCAATATCTGGCATGGTTGGTTCGCTTTGGTTTTATCGGCACTGTCATCATTCTGTTTTTATTTTTCTGGCCGGTATTGCGCGTTCAGCTTAGTCAATTTCCGTTATTCGGTGCGTTTATATTCATTCTTGTTGTCAGCAACATGGGTGATTCGAATTTGGACACACACGTTGGCGGCTATTTCTTCCTGTTATTCTATTGTCTTTTCCTGACCCATCGCGAATACCTAAAGCCAGGTGCTCTTCGGAGAAAGTCAAACTAA
- a CDS encoding Rossmann-like and DUF2520 domain-containing protein → MIQSVTLVGAGNLATRLGSALKQAGIEILQVYSRTEESAKTLAQILGTGYTANVDDITLSADLTIFALKDDILENLLSRLDLQGKLIAHTAGSLPMSVLAGHSEKHGVFYPLQTFSKQREVDFKEIPICIEGANAEIEDELSELAAKLSGKVERITSDQRQSLHLAAVFVCNFVNHFYYLGHEVVQKYGVDFELLKPLIQETAGKVMEIDPFEAQTGPAKRFDETIINKHLKFLSDQPELKEIYSFVSRSIFDAHKSE, encoded by the coding sequence ATGATCCAATCAGTAACCCTGGTCGGAGCCGGAAACCTGGCAACACGGTTAGGTTCGGCTCTGAAACAAGCAGGAATAGAAATACTTCAGGTATACAGCCGCACCGAAGAGTCGGCAAAAACATTAGCACAGATCCTTGGAACAGGCTATACGGCCAACGTAGATGATATTACGCTAAGCGCAGACCTTACTATTTTTGCGTTGAAAGATGATATTCTCGAAAACTTGTTATCTCGACTGGATTTGCAAGGGAAATTAATTGCCCATACGGCGGGTAGTTTGCCCATGTCGGTCTTAGCAGGTCATTCAGAAAAGCATGGTGTTTTTTACCCGTTGCAGACGTTTTCGAAACAGCGAGAGGTCGACTTCAAAGAAATTCCCATTTGCATTGAAGGTGCAAATGCCGAAATTGAAGATGAACTTTCTGAATTAGCTGCAAAACTATCGGGCAAGGTTGAGCGAATAACTTCCGACCAACGGCAGAGTTTGCATTTGGCGGCTGTTTTTGTCTGTAATTTTGTCAATCACTTTTACTACCTGGGGCACGAGGTGGTACAAAAATACGGTGTCGATTTTGAATTGCTGAAACCGTTGATTCAGGAAACTGCAGGGAAAGTGATGGAAATTGACCCCTTCGAAGCGCAAACTGGCCCGGCCAAACGTTTTGATGAAACTATTATTAATAAGCATTTAAAATTTTTGAGCGATCAACCCGAATTGAAGGAAATCTATAGTTTTGTTTCGCGAAGCATTTTCGATGCGCACAAATCCGAATAA
- a CDS encoding KdsC family phosphatase has product MTFVKDKLKNIKALVFDIDGVLSLDTSPLNEEGDPMRTANVKDGYALRNAMNMGYHVAIITGGAVERVRLRYEKLGVPHIYMGVRDKVQPLNDFMEKVGVTADQVLYMGDDLIDYKIMSLVGFPCCPSDAVHEIKEISLYISAIKGGEGCGRDVIEQVMRAQDTWINDKSYYWRST; this is encoded by the coding sequence ATGACTTTTGTAAAAGATAAACTGAAAAATATTAAAGCATTGGTTTTCGATATCGACGGCGTTTTGTCGTTGGATACCTCGCCGTTGAATGAAGAAGGAGATCCGATGCGTACGGCCAATGTGAAGGACGGCTATGCTTTGCGTAACGCCATGAATATGGGCTACCATGTTGCCATTATTACCGGTGGTGCGGTAGAACGGGTGCGTCTGCGTTACGAAAAATTGGGCGTTCCCCACATTTACATGGGCGTTCGCGATAAAGTTCAGCCGCTGAACGACTTTATGGAGAAAGTTGGTGTTACCGCTGACCAGGTGCTCTACATGGGCGACGATTTGATCGATTATAAAATTATGTCGCTGGTTGGATTTCCCTGCTGCCCGAGCGACGCCGTGCACGAAATCAAGGAAATTTCTTTGTATATTTCAGCTATCAAAGGGGGAGAAGGGTGTGGCCGCGATGTGATCGAACAAGTGATGCGCGCGCAGGACACCTGGATTAATGATAAATCATACTATTGGAGATCGACATAA